The Oncorhynchus nerka isolate Pitt River linkage group LG9a, Oner_Uvic_2.0, whole genome shotgun sequence genome has a segment encoding these proteins:
- the prpf18 gene encoding pre-mRNA-splicing factor 18 isoform X2, whose amino-acid sequence MDFLKAEIVRKRKLIEDKDLINDSKKYFKRADLARKEEDEYFERCGYKMEKKEEKADPSTSSNSTLELELTEEKLPMSLSRQEVIRRLRERGEPVRLFAESDYEAFQRLRKIEILAPEVNKGLRNDLKAAMDKIDAQYLNEIVGGTGEPGEVDTQFDLRVHEADTTIEELEALGKSLGTGDDNGDQDVIDKVLRFLLGVWAKDLNGREDHVKRSVQGKLASATQKQTESYLKPLFRKLRKKSLPADIKESITDIIKFMLQREYVKANDAYLQMAIGNAPWPIGVTMVGIHARTGREKIFSKHVAHVLNDETQRKYIQGLKRLMTICQKHFSTDPSKCVEYNAL is encoded by the exons ATGGATTTCTTAAAAGCTGAAATCGTGAGGAAGAGAAAACTAATTGAAGACAAAGATCTTATTAAT GATTCAAAGAAATACTTCAAACGAGCCGATCTTGCCCGAAAAGAAGAAGATGAGTATTTCGAAAGATGTGGCTACAAG atggagaagaaagaggagaaagcAGATCCCTCCACCTCGTCCAATAGCACTTTAGAGTTGGAGCTGACTGAGGAGAAGCTGCCAATGTCGCTCTCTCGGCAGGAG GTGATCCGGCGGCTGAGGGAGCGAGGGGAACCGGTGCGTCTGTTTGCAGAGTCAGACTACGAGGCCTTCCAGAGGCTCAGGAAGATTGAGATTCTCGCTCCGGAAGTCAACAAG GGTTTGAGGAACGACCTGAAGGCAGCCATGGATAAGATTGATGCACAGTACCTGAATGAGATCGTAGGGGGCACTGGGGAGCCGGGTGAGGTGGACACACAATTCGACCTAAGAGTGCACGAGGCAGACACAACCATCGAGGAGCTGGAG GCCCTGGGTAAATCTCTGGGAACGGGAGATGACAATGGGGACCAGGATGTCATCGACAAAGTCCTTAGG TTCCTGCTGGGAGTCTGGGCGAAGGACCTGAACGGTCGAGAGGACCACGTGAAGCGCAGCGTCCAGGGCAAGCTGGCCAGCGCCACCCAGAAACAGACTGAGTCCTACCTCAAACCTCTATTCCGGAAACTACGCAAGAAG AGTTTGCCAGCAGACATCAAAGAATCAATCACAGACATCATTAAATTCATGCTGCAGAGAGAATATGTAAAG GCGAACGATGCATACCTGCAGATGGCCATTGGTAATGCCCCCTGGCCCATCGGGGTGACCATGGTGGGCATCCACGCCCGTACGGGGCGAGAGAAGATCTTCTCCAAACACGTGGCCCACGTCCTCAACGACGAGACCCAGAGAAAATACATCCAG GGACTAAAAAGGTTGATGACTATCTGCCAGAAACACTTCTCCACAGACCCCTCAAAGTGCGTGGAGTACAATGCCCTGTAG
- the prpf18 gene encoding pre-mRNA-splicing factor 18 isoform X1, whose amino-acid sequence MDFLKAEIVRKRKLIEDKDLINDSKKYFKRADLARKEEDEYFERCGYKVQKEAPERQMEKKEEKADPSTSSNSTLELELTEEKLPMSLSRQEVIRRLRERGEPVRLFAESDYEAFQRLRKIEILAPEVNKGLRNDLKAAMDKIDAQYLNEIVGGTGEPGEVDTQFDLRVHEADTTIEELEALGKSLGTGDDNGDQDVIDKVLRFLLGVWAKDLNGREDHVKRSVQGKLASATQKQTESYLKPLFRKLRKKSLPADIKESITDIIKFMLQREYVKANDAYLQMAIGNAPWPIGVTMVGIHARTGREKIFSKHVAHVLNDETQRKYIQGLKRLMTICQKHFSTDPSKCVEYNAL is encoded by the exons ATGGATTTCTTAAAAGCTGAAATCGTGAGGAAGAGAAAACTAATTGAAGACAAAGATCTTATTAAT GATTCAAAGAAATACTTCAAACGAGCCGATCTTGCCCGAAAAGAAGAAGATGAGTATTTCGAAAGATGTGGCTACAAG GTTCAGAAAGAGGCACCTGAGAGACAG atggagaagaaagaggagaaagcAGATCCCTCCACCTCGTCCAATAGCACTTTAGAGTTGGAGCTGACTGAGGAGAAGCTGCCAATGTCGCTCTCTCGGCAGGAG GTGATCCGGCGGCTGAGGGAGCGAGGGGAACCGGTGCGTCTGTTTGCAGAGTCAGACTACGAGGCCTTCCAGAGGCTCAGGAAGATTGAGATTCTCGCTCCGGAAGTCAACAAG GGTTTGAGGAACGACCTGAAGGCAGCCATGGATAAGATTGATGCACAGTACCTGAATGAGATCGTAGGGGGCACTGGGGAGCCGGGTGAGGTGGACACACAATTCGACCTAAGAGTGCACGAGGCAGACACAACCATCGAGGAGCTGGAG GCCCTGGGTAAATCTCTGGGAACGGGAGATGACAATGGGGACCAGGATGTCATCGACAAAGTCCTTAGG TTCCTGCTGGGAGTCTGGGCGAAGGACCTGAACGGTCGAGAGGACCACGTGAAGCGCAGCGTCCAGGGCAAGCTGGCCAGCGCCACCCAGAAACAGACTGAGTCCTACCTCAAACCTCTATTCCGGAAACTACGCAAGAAG AGTTTGCCAGCAGACATCAAAGAATCAATCACAGACATCATTAAATTCATGCTGCAGAGAGAATATGTAAAG GCGAACGATGCATACCTGCAGATGGCCATTGGTAATGCCCCCTGGCCCATCGGGGTGACCATGGTGGGCATCCACGCCCGTACGGGGCGAGAGAAGATCTTCTCCAAACACGTGGCCCACGTCCTCAACGACGAGACCCAGAGAAAATACATCCAG GGACTAAAAAGGTTGATGACTATCTGCCAGAAACACTTCTCCACAGACCCCTCAAAGTGCGTGGAGTACAATGCCCTGTAG